In Bos taurus isolate L1 Dominette 01449 registration number 42190680 breed Hereford chromosome 9, ARS-UCD2.0, whole genome shotgun sequence, a single genomic region encodes these proteins:
- the LOC104972957 gene encoding uncharacterized protein, with translation MLHARCGMLGTGGPGRGSESAEGAGLGSLRGRGRSGPPCPMFLPASLRLLALRRAQRLRGVRGADHTLEVVYVELWMLQALFGQDSEMLAAFYGWFRVSLVVSAVPGCGVLVFIIGSPLYQYVTKFLIVAICFQLRVRRNRARARTRQLLNSTRAWRRSG, from the exons ATGCTGCATGCGAGATGCGGGATGCTGGGCACTGGAGGCCCGGGACGCGGGTCCGAGAGCGCGGAAGGGGCGGGGCTGGGCAGCCTAAGAGGCCGCGGTCGCTCCGGACCGCCCTGCCCCATGTTCCTCCCCGCGTCCCTCCGGCTCCTGGCGCTTCGTAGAGCCCAAAGGCTGAGAGGGGTTAGAGGCGCCGATCACACCCTAGAAGTCGTTTATGTCGAGCTGTGGATGTTACAAGCGTTATTTG GCCAGGACAGCGAGATGCTGGCGGCCTTCTACGGGTGGTTCAGGGTCTCCCTCGTGGTCAGCGCAGTCCCAGGATGCGGAGTCCTGGTCTTCATCATCGGATCGCCCCTTTACCAGTATGTGACCAAGTTCCTCATCGTGGCAATATGTTTCCAGCTTCGGGTCCGCCGAAATCGAG CCAGAGCTCGGACCAGACAGCTGCTAAATTCTACGCGGGCCTGGAGGCGCTCGGGTTAA